From Numida meleagris isolate 19003 breed g44 Domestic line chromosome 4, NumMel1.0, whole genome shotgun sequence, the proteins below share one genomic window:
- the GPRIN3 gene encoding G protein-regulated inducer of neurite outgrowth 3 has translation MGTVPHPLGPAKLSLVTASEEKDCLGDLPPAKHQTKAHTAERASNGFPCTALGSAASYACDLKHADTQRLEDGNLPPRLSTHAAEGHQAGVEPAPVAVACSAGCEPDMMPAPQSSQQFMQSGQMKVNALMQVEDSAVKAQRAEDQLVLQVSQCSSPSSSVGSNESCPTSQASLLQREEKGGKAEEASAQPASPAIGMTSDPGRDPQEAVEAKSRTAGTEQLHPADQTETEQSSQSPAQLSHEEAHPVHDASVEPGILGPAHLSKFRETGTMTIQSECSALTQEAASRTWRDAEVQAVATVESKSASTSPSILAAFLKGNPPPEEKEELHVIYQGSGGLSQSKLADSFSSQQKSPCSPGIVLKSTIDMAVAATVQSQPDGLPGILPHVVSPASADNAEPALPLSSAAATSQGMPVDTAEGMDAASGSKGNAALPADAAALPKPVPAQQLAIRPHHQPGAGKENTASAAGTENKVQCLVHDAGSSQLPSLCHTPDETKQNVVLGSSEQYQGPNKVEVIPQSVAKPKEENLMVLDAQGAVKTRSEPISRKAHTGDAAGGEEQSGGQGEARQAVEEVGTTAVPGCSSRHASPHPEASAAPQQQGLQAKEAKPEIHATTLPSSAQALPNRGESKKQPTPAMEAKVQVKQSKHIRDVVWDEQGMTWEVYGASLDPESLGIAIQNHLQRQIREHEKLIQAQNSQNRKSISSDTSSNKKLKGRQHNVFQSMLQNFRRPNCCVRPAPSSVLD, from the coding sequence ATGGGGACTGTACCACATCCCCTGGGACCTGCCAAGCTCTCCTTGGTCACTGcttctgaggagaaggactgcCTGGGAGACCTGCCACCTGCTAAGCACCAGACTAAGGCTCATACTGCAGAGAGGGCCAGCAATGGCTTCCCCTGCACAGCGCTTGGTTCTGCAGCCTCTTACGCCTGTGACCTGAAGCACGCTGACACTCAGAGACTTGAGGATGGCAACCTTCCTCCCAGGCTTTCCACCCATGCTGCAGAGGGCCATCAGGCAGGGGTTGAGCCAGCCCCAGTGGCAGTGGCCTGCTCGGCAGGGTGTGAGCCTGACATGAtgccagccccacagagctcccagcagtTCATGCAGAGTGGACAGATGAAGGTGAATGCACTAATGCAGGTGGAGGACTCTGCTGTGAAGGCTCAGAGGGCTGAGGACCAGCTGGTGCTCCAGGTGTCCCAGTGTTCTTCCCCAAGTAGCTCAGTTGGGAGTAATGAGTCCTGTCCTACTTCTCAGGCAAGCCTTctgcaaagagaggaaaaaggtgGGAAAGCGGAAGAAGCCAGTGCTCAGCCTGCCTCTCCAGCAATAGGCATGACCAGTGATCCTGGGAGAGACCCACAGGAAGCTGTGGAGGCGAAAAGCAGGactgcaggcactgagcagcTGCATCCTGCTGATCAAACTgagacagagcagagcagccagtcGCCAGCCCAGCTCAGCCATGAGGAGGCACATCCTGTACATGATGCTAGTGTTGAGCCAGGGATCTTGGGCCCAGCCCATCTCTCCAAATTCAGAGAAACGGGTACAATGACAATTCAGTCAGAGTGCAGCGCTTTAACTCAGGAAGCAGCAAGTAGGACATGGAGGGATGCTGAGGTTCAGGCTGTGGCTACTGTGGAGAGCAAATCAGCCTccaccagccccagcatccTTGCTGCCTTCTTAAAAGGGAATCCTCCtcctgaggagaaggaggaaCTGCACGTCATTTACCAAGGTAGTGGGGGACTGAGTCAGTCTAAGCTTGCTGACAGCTTCTCTTCACAACAGAAGTCCCCATGTTCTCCTGGTATTGTGCTGAAATCAACCATTGATATGGCTGTGGCTGCTACAGTCCAAAGCCAGCCTGATGGGCTGCCTGGGATCTTGCCTCATGTGGTGTCCCCAGCCTCAGCAGACAATGCAGAGCCCGCCCTCCCCTTGTCCTCAGCAGCTGCCACCTCCCAAGGGATGCCTGTGGATACTGCTGAAGGGATGGATGCAGCCAGTGGTAGCAAGGGCAATGCTGCACTGCCAGCggatgctgcagccctgccaaagcCAGTGCCTGCCCAGCAGCTCGCCATTCGCCCCCATCATCAACCTGGAGCtggcaaagaaaacactgcttctgctgctggaacTGAGAACAAGGTGCAGTGTCTTGTACACGATGCAGGAAGCAGCCAGTTACCTTCGCTCTGTCACACACCGGATGAAACCAAGCAGAACGTAGTCCTGGGCAGCTCTGAGCAATATCAGGGTCCAAATAAAGTGGAGGTGATTCCTCAATCTGTGGCAAAACCAAAGGAGGAAAATTTGATGGTGCTGGATGCCCAGGGAGCAGTAAAAACGAGAAGTGAGCCCATCAGCAGAAAGGCTCACACAGGGGATGCGGCAGGTGGAGAGGAGCAGAGCGGAGGCCAGGGGGAGGCAAGGCAGGCTGTGGAGGAGGTGGGAACAAcggctgtgccaggctgcagctccagacATGCCAGCCCTCACCCAGAAGcctcagcagctccccagcagcagggccttCAGGCCAAGGAGGCCAAGCCTGAAATTCATGCCACGACTCTTCCTTCTTCAGCTCAGGCCTTGCCAAACCGTGGGGAAAGCAAGAAGCAGCCCACCCCGGCCATGGAGGCAAAAGTGCAGGTGAAGCAATCCAAGCACATCAGGGATGTTGTTTGGGATGAGCAAGGCATGACATGGGAGGTCTACGGTGCTTCCCTCGATCCTGAGTCCCTGGGAATCGCTATCCAGAACCACTTACAGAGACAGATACGAGAACACGAGAAACTGATCCAGGCTCAGAACAGTCAGAACCGGAAATCCATTTCCTCAGATACATCCTCAAATAAGAAACTGAAAGGGAGGCAGCATAATGTATTCCAGTCCATGCTGCAGAATTTTAGGCGTCCCAATTGCTGTGTCCGACCCGCTCCGTCGTCTGTGTTAGACTGA